In Nostoc sphaeroides, the genomic window ATAAGCTGTCATGGCTCCCGCCGTTTTCATTCAAAATTTGCAAAAGCGCTACGGCACAGTGGTTGCCGTCCAAGATGTTTCCTTTCAGGTAGAATCAGGAGAAATCTTTGGTTTACTTGGCCCCAACGGTGCGGGTAAAACTACTACCTTGCGTGCTTTATGTACACTCACCACACCGGATGCTGGCAAAATCGAAGTATCTGGCATCTCTGTGTTAGATAATCCGAGAGTGGCAAGACAACGACTAGGCTACGTAGCGCAGGAAGTCGCTATAGATAAGGTGCTGACTGGAAGAGAACTGCTGCAACTGCAAGCCGCACTTTATCACCTCCCAGGCGCAGTAGCCAAACAGCGCATCGAGACTGTATTAGATTTACTCGGTTTGCAAGAATACGCCAATAAAAAGACAGGAACCTATTCCGGCGGTTTACGCAAGCGCCTAGACTTGGCTGCTGGCTTACTCCATTCACCGGATGTTTTGGTGTTAGATGAGCCAACAGTAGGGCTTGACATAGAAACCCGTTTTGTAGTATGGGATTTCCTGAGAAAATTACGCGCCTCTGGGACGACGGTAGTAATTACCAGCCATTATCTAGAAGAAATTGACGCTTTAGCCGATCGCGTGGCGATTATAGATCGCGGCGTTGTAATTGCTGCTGGGACACCTTCACAATTAAAAGATCAAGTAGGGGGCGATCGCATCACCTTGCGAATCCGCGAGTTTTCCCCCATTGAGGAAGCAGAAATTGCCAAAAACCTCTTGCAACCTTTGCCATTTGTGCAAGAAGTGATCATCAACAGCGCTCAAGGTAATTCCCTCAACTTAGTAGTGACACCTCAGAACGATGTTTTGATTAACATACAGCAAGCGCTGAATACTGCTGGCTTACCCATATTTGGCATAGCCCAATCTCGCCCC contains:
- a CDS encoding ABC transporter ATP-binding protein; protein product: MAPAVFIQNLQKRYGTVVAVQDVSFQVESGEIFGLLGPNGAGKTTTLRALCTLTTPDAGKIEVSGISVLDNPRVARQRLGYVAQEVAIDKVLTGRELLQLQAALYHLPGAVAKQRIETVLDLLGLQEYANKKTGTYSGGLRKRLDLAAGLLHSPDVLVLDEPTVGLDIETRFVVWDFLRKLRASGTTVVITSHYLEEIDALADRVAIIDRGVVIAAGTPSQLKDQVGGDRITLRIREFSPIEEAEIAKNLLQPLPFVQEVIINSAQGNSLNLVVTPQNDVLINIQQALNTAGLPIFGIAQSRPSLDDVYLAATGRTLMDAELAAVATRDPKAEKKQNMR